The genomic window CTGATCGTTCAATATCAAGGTTGTGCAGATGCGGGTTTCTGTTATCCACCAGAAACCCGCATCATTAATATTCAGCCATTTACAGCAACGGGTTCTCCTAATTCGCAAGGTAGTGACTCACAAGCTTCATTTTCTGCTAGCCACGAGACCGATGTTTCTACGCAACCAACGTCTCCAAAAGCAGACGTTGTAAGTAACACGACTCAACCGCCAAGCGCCCCTGTTTCAAAGGAAGTAAGCTTAGCCGATAAGCTCGGTGACAGTTGGTGGACCCCCCTCTTATTCTTAGCGCTCGGTGTTGGTTTAGCCTTTACGCCGTGTGTACTGCCTATGTATCCGATTCTGACGGGTATCGTTTTAGGTGGTGGCAAGCTCAGCCAAGGTCGTGCGCTGATGCTGTCCTTTATTTATGTGCAAGGCATGGCGTTAACCTACACCTTATTAGGTTTAGTCGTTGCTTCAGCAGGCATGCAGTTCCAAGCCGCCATGCAGCACCCATATGTGTTAATCACACTGAGTGTTCTGTTCGTGGCGTTAGCCATGTCGATGTTTGGCGTTTATAACCTGCAACTGCCGAGCAGCATCCAAACTTGGCTTAACAATCAAAGCAACAAGCAGCAAGGTGGTAATACCTTGGGCGTATTCGCAATGGGCGCGATCTCTGGCTTAGTCTGCTCGCCTTGCACCACGGCACCATTGTCAGGCGCGCTGCTGTATGTGGCTCAAAGTGGCGACCTATTGACTGGAGCGATTGCTCTGTATGCCTTAGCGATAGGTATGGGTATCCCGCTGATCTTGGTTGCCGTCTTTGGGAACAAGCTACTGCCGAAAGCGGGAAGCTGGATGGAGAAAGTGAAGGTCGTATTTGGTTTTGTCTTGCTTGCGGCACCGATCTTCTTACTAGAACGCATCATTCCTGAATTATGGGCGACGGTGCTTTGGTCTGGCCTTGGCTTCATCGCATTTGGTTGGCTTTACCACACTAAAAATGCACTGCCTTTCGGTGGCTGGAAACAGAGTTTCGTTGGTATCCTCGCGATGCTCGGCCTATTCGCATCAGCTCAACCTGCGTTGAATTACTGGTTCGCAGAAAAGAACAGCGTGGCAGAGCAACAGGTACAGTTTTCTCGTATTCACACCGTTGAAGAATTAGAGATGCAACTAAGCGAAGCAAGAAAACTGGGGAAACCGGTGATGCTCGATTTCTACGCGGATTGGTGTGTGGCGTGTAAAGAGTTTGAGAAGTACACCTTCCATCAAGCGGATGTTGAGAACAAGCTTTCTGACTTTGTACTACTTCAGGCCGATGTCACCAAGAATACACCTCAAGACATTAAGCTACTGAAGCAGCTACAGGTACTCGGTTTGCCAACGATAGAGTTTTGGGATAGCGAAGGCACCCCTATTCCCAGCGCTCGAGTGACGGGGTTTATGCCTGCTGATGAGTTCTTAAAACACCTGCAACACCACCAGCTATAACGTCGTAATTCGTCCGAATATAAGCATTGACGAAAGCCACACCGCTGCTCAGTAACGAGATAGCTGTGTGGCTTTTTTGCGATTAAGAGTAACCGCGTCTTATTCTGAGGATAAAACTCGATATGGTTCAGACTTTTAATGGATAAATATTGTCCACCCACTCAATCAAGATGATAATAAATATTAACTAAATTGTTAAAAGTATGAATGTCATGGACTCGACCTATACCATCATTATTGCTGATGACCACCCACTCTTTCGCAACGCCCTGTTTCAGTCAGTTCATATGGCGATCAGTGGCGCGAACCTGCTTGAGGCTGATTCTCTTGATGGCCTATTGGCGCTATTAAAAAAAGAAGATGAACCAGACCTACTGCTTCTTGATCTAAAAATGCCGGGCGCAAATGGGATGTCAGGCTTGATTCAACTGCGTGCTGAATACCCAGAGTTACCGATTGTGGTGATTTCTGCCAGCGAAGATTCCAGCGTTGTCAGCCAAGTTAAAAGTCATGGTGCTTTTGGCTTCATTCCTAAATCAAGCGATATGTGTGAGTTAGTGAACGCACTCAATCAAGTGCTGAATGGCGACCCGTTCTTCCCTGAAGGGCTGATCACCAATAATGCAGCGTGTAGCGACCTTGCGGAAAAGATTTCCACATTGACGCCTCAGCAGTACAAGGTATTAGGGATGCTTTCTGACGGTTTGCTGAATAAGCAAATCGCGTATGAATTGAATGTTTCAGAGGCAACGATCAAAGCGCATATGACGGCCATCTTCCGTAAACTGAATGTCAAAAACCGAACTCAAGCGGTTATCTTGCTGCAACAGATGGAAACCCAAGGTTAGCCACTCAAGATAAAAGCAATTAAAATTCATGAAAAGTAGCGAACTACCAATAAAATGGCGCCATTAACGTTAAATTAGCATGAACCTCTCACACAAAAATGACTTAAAGAGAATAATAAACACTATAATGGATTCGGTGGCTATCTAGACACCTTTTGTCCCTCTGTCACTAACTCTGGGAGATTTTCCTTGCTTACTAGCCTTATTGTTACTCAATTTGTTGTTTTATGGGCCGTTATCGACCCAATCGGTTCTGTTCCCGTCTACTTATCTCAAACTCAACGCCTCACTCCAAAACAAAGACGCATTGTTGCACTCAAAGCTGTCGCTATCGCAACAGGGGTTCTCTTGTTTTTCTTGATTGCTGGTCAACTGTTACTAGAAGCAATGCAAATCCCACTTCCAGCCTTTCAGGCGGCGGGAGGATTAGTCCTGTTATTGTTCGCATTGACGATGATTTTTGGTGAAAGCAAACCAGAGCAAGAACAAAAAATATCAGAAGAAATCTGTCATTCTGAGTTGGCGGATTTAGCCGTCTACCCTTTAGCGATACCATCGATTGCATCTCCAGGGGCGATGATGGCCATTGTGATGCTTACCGACAACAACCGCTACTCTCTGATCGACCAGAGCATCACGGCCGGTGTCATGGTCGCTGTTTTAGTCATTACCCTATTGCTTTTATTTGGTGCCACTAAGATCCAGAAAGTGATTGGTAATGTAGGCGCTGCGATCATAAGTCGAGTGATGGGGCTGATCCTTGCTGCCGTCGCGGTCAATAACCTCCTAATGGGCATTAAAAACTTTTATCTTTAGTCCTTCATCCTAGCAATTGGAAGCGCCCAAGACGGTCATGCGCCTTTAGAGCTTCCAATTGCTCCAGTGCATCAAGCCGTCAATAGTACCAATTTAGACTCTTTTCTATTCGCCTCACTGCAAATCCATCCGAAACTTAGACTTTTGGCTAATTTAACAAGATTGCAACATCACACTTTTGTGCAGTTCTGTCTCCTATGTCCCATATTTCAGTCAATGAGTGCTAATGCACTCCCTACTAAAGTTGCACAGATCCCTTGACTTATTCTTGCTACATTCTAAATCGTAACATTACGTTAACACGGTAATATTCGACAGAAACGATTTCTACGAAAACGGAATAAAGGAGAAGGCAATGGCGTTCGAATCGACAGAACATGCTCAAGCCTACTGGAAGGAAAACTTGGGAATTATGGGAACACTGCTCGCGGTTTGGTTTGCAGTGTCTTACGGCGCTGGCATCTTATTTGTGGATGCCCTCAATGCCGTTCAATTTGGCGGGTTCAAGCTCGGCTTTTGGTTCGCTCAACAAGGTTCGATATACACCTTCGTGGCGCTGATATTTATATACGTTGTTCGCATGAATGCGCTCGACAAAAAATACAACGTACAGGAAGACTAGAGGCTAGAATATGGATATTCAAACTTGGACGTTTATTCTCGTCGGTATTACTTTCGCGGTATATATCGGCATCGCAATCTGGGCTCGTGCAGGGTCAACCAGTGAGTTCTACGTTGCTGGCGGCGGCGTACACCCAGTAGCAAACGGCATGGCGACCGCCGCTGACTGGATGTCAGCAGCATCATTCATTTCAATGGCAGGTATCATCTCATTCGTAGGTTACGACGGTGCGGTTTACCTAATGGGTTGGACCGGTGGTTATGTACTGCTTGCGCTATGTTTGGCCCCTTACTTACGTAAGTTCGGTCAGTTTACGGTTCCTGATTTTATCGGCGAGCGTTACTACTCGAAAACAGCACGCATGGTCGCGGTCTTCTGTGCGATCTTTATATCGTTCACATACGTGGCCGGCCAGATGCGTGGTGTGGGTGTTGTATTCTCCCGCTTCCTAGAAGTCGATATTAATCTGGGCATCATCATTGGTATGGGTATTGTGTTCTTCTACGCTGTACTGGGTGGTATGAAAGGCATCACTTACACGCAGGTAGCGCAATTCTGTGTCCTCATTTTCGCCTTTCTGGTTCCTGCAATCTTTACCTCAATCATGATGACAGGTAACCCGCTTCCACAAGTTGGTATGGGTTCAACGCTGTCAGGCACGGATGTTTACTTACTTGATAAACTGGATGGACTCACCGAAGAACTCGGATTTACCGCCTATACCGAAGGTAACAAGAGTATGGTAGATGTCTTCTTCATCTGTGCCGCTCTCATGGTCGGTACTGCGGGTCTTCCACACGTAATCATTCGTTTCTTCACGGTACCAAAAGTACGTGATGCTCGTATCTCTGCGGGTTGGGCTCTACTGTTCATCTCATTGCTATACACCACCGCACCCGGCGTTGCAGCATTCGCTCGTGTCAACATGATCGAAACAATCAACGGCCCTGACATGCAAGGTGTCACAGCAGCAGATGCACCAAGCTGGTATAAAAACTGGGAAAGCACTGGCCTAGTCGGTTGGGAAGATAAGAACGGCGATGGCAAAATGTTCTACTCGGGCGATGAACGCAATGAGATGAAGATTAACCGTGACATCATCGTACTGGCATCTCCAGAGCTAGCGAAACTACCAAACTGGGTGGTCGCACTACTGGCTGCAGGTGGCCTAGCAGCTGCACTATCAACAGCCGCAGGTCTACTATTGGTCATCTCAACATCTATCTCTCATGACTTGTTGAAGAAAGGCTTCAGACCCAACATGACCGACAAGCAGGAGCTGTTAGCCGCTCGTCTAGCAGCCATCATCGCGATTGTCGGTGCTGGTTACTTAGGTATTAATCCACCAGGCTTTGTAGCACAGGTTGTCGCGTTTGCCTTCGGCTTAGCCGCCGCATCCTTCTTCCCTGCGATTATCCTAGGTATCTTCTACAAGAAGATGAACAAGGAAGGCGCAATTGCAGGTATGCTGTCAGGTATAGCCTTCACAGCAAGCTACATCATCTACTTCAAGTTCATAAACCCAGCCGCAAGCACACCTGAAAACTGGTGGTTTGGTATCAGTCCAGAAGGCATCGGTACGCTAGGTATGTGTCTAAACTTCGTCGTATCGATTGTGGTAAACAAAGTAACCGCTGAAGTACCACAAGATGTACAAGATATGGTTGAGAATATCCGTTACCCGAAAGGTGCAGGTGAAGCTCACGACCACTAAGTAGAGATATTTAGCAAATAATGAATCAGTACTGACATGTAGGGATTAGGTACTGACTCCAGAAAGCCGATGCATGATTCATGTGTCGGCTTTTTTATGAGGATCTTTTCATGCCCCCGCAACCGTCGAACACGCCTTATTTAAAGGCTAGCTGAGATCTTATCGATCCCATATGATCTTTATCTACATCACTCGATTTAAGACTGCCCTTAGTTTGAGTGGCTTCACAGGCTTAGCGATAAAGCTAAAGCCATTGGCCTTTATCACGGCCAACATCTCATCGGTTCTATCCGCGCTAATAATAACGCCTTCGAAAGCACCGCCAAGACGTAAACGACACTGTTGTAAAACTTCCAGTCCGGTTCTACCATTATCCAAACGATAATCCGAGAAAATGACATCTGGCTGCCACCCCTCATCTAAACACTTCAAACTTTCAACCAGATCAACCGCCGTCTTAACCTCACAGCCCCAACGACCAATCAAGTTTTCCATGCCGACTAAAATCTCTCGCTCATTGTCGACGCACAATATCTTCAGGTGTTCGATGTCACTGGTCGCCATTGGCATCGAAGCTTGCACAACCGGAGCCACTTTTTCCGCTCGAGCTAAGGTAATGGAAAAGACACTGCCTTGACCTGGCCATGAACGCATCGATATTTGATGACCCAGTACATGGGCAATACCTTTAGAGATGGCTAACCCTAAACCTAGACCTTGATCAGCACGTACTTGACTGCCTCGCGTAAACTCTTCAAAGATCTCTTGCTGTTTATCTTCATCGATGCCGGTTCCGTTATCCCACACATCAATTCGTACCTGTCCGTCGACGCGTCTCGCACCAAGTACCACTTTTCCTTCAGGGTTATAGCGGAAAGCATTGGTCAAAAAGTTCTGAATCACACGTCTTAACAACTTAGGATCTGAATGAATAAACAGTGATGATGGGATCATCTTAAATTGAATCTTTTGTTGTGTAGCAAGAGCGCTGAATTCCGCATTCAAATGAGTGAGAACATCGTGTACTGCAATCGCGTGAACATTGGTTTCTAATTTGCCGGATTCCAATCGAGAAATATCCAACAAGTCACCAATCAGATCTTCAGCGGCACCTAGCGCGCTTTCAATATGAGACGAAAGTTGTTTCACCTCTTGTTCTTTAGCCACCTCCGAAAGCGACGAAGCAAACAGACGAGCAGCATTCAGAGGTTGCATCAAATCGTGACTCACCGCGGCAAGAAAGCGACTCTTCGATTGTGATTCTTGATCCGATATTTGTGTCGCCTTCACCAAACGGTGATTCAACTTTTCCAACTCCTGAGTTCGCTCGTGCACTCTTGATTCTAAGCTCTCGTTGGCCTCTTTTAGTGCTTGCTCTGCTTGCCGGAATACCGTGATGTCGGTAAAGCTCATCACGAAGCCACCACTGGGCATTGGATTACCTTGCACTTCTATGACTCGGCCATCTGGGCGAATGCGGGAAGAGGTATGTCGAGTGCCTTGTTCAAGGTGAGAAATGCGGCGGCGAACGTGATCTTCCGGGTCACCCGGGCCACACAAACCTTGCTCCGCATTGTGACGGATAACATCTGAGATGGGGCGGCCAACTTGAATCAAACCGACCGGGAATTCAAACAATTCTAAATAACGTTGGTTCCATGCAACCAAACGCATCCGTTTATCGACCACCGCAATACCTTGACTAATGTGTTCGATCGCACCTTGCAGTAAGCCACGGCTGAAGTCATACAGTTCTGAAGCTTCATCAACGATGGTCGCCACTTCTTCAAGTTGCATATTTCTGCCCTGCAAAGCAGAAGTAAGTACTAACTTAGCAGACGAAGCACCAAACACCCCTGCAAGTACACGTTCGGCATGTCGAATCAAACTCGCAGGGGCTTGTTGATTAGGGAGTAGCGGCTGACCATGCTGTTGCCAATAACTGTTTAAGGCACTTTTGGCTCGCTTGCGCCCCACAAAACGTGATGCCAGCATCTCCAATTCAGCAACAGTGACACGGCTCTGATAGAGGCTCATGTTTTCATTCTCAGGCCATGGTGTACCAACGAATGCTGCTGATTGTAAGCGCTCACTTAAGCTTGGTCTGGTTGTCATCGAAACCACGGCATAACACAAAGTATTGAGCACAATACTCAATACCATGCCCCAATTTGAGCGGCTGATATCCCAACGACTGAATAACTCTGGCGGCGTAATAATCCACAACAATAGGTTAGTTTCACTATCACCCGCCAACATACTGGTTTGGCTCATCAAGGTAATCAACCAAATCAACGAGCCAACCATTAAGCCGACATACACGCCTTTTCGATTGCCCGGGCGCCAATACAAACCTCCGAGTAATGCAGGGGCAAATTGTGCAATCGCCGCGAAAGAAAGGAAGCCGATAGCAGATAAGGAATGAATCGTATCCAATACCTGATAAAAACCCCAGGCACCAAGCAAAAGCAGCAAGATTAACCCACGGCGAATCACCAATAACAAACCTGAAAAATGCTTATGTGTTCTTTGAGTCAGACGTACGCGACGCAACAGCAGTGGCATCACTAAGTCGTTCGACACCATGATGGCTAATGCAATCGTTGAAACAATCACCATACCACTCGCCGCGGATGTACCGCCAAGGAAGGCCAACAAAGCAATATGATTCGCCCCTTCAGCCATTGGCACACTGATAACATAACTGTCTGCTGGCAGGTGAGAGATCAATCCCTGACCAGCCCAAGCGATGGGTAACACAAACAATCCCATCAAGATTAGGTAAACGGGAAACACCCAACGTGCCGTGTGTAAATCTTGTGGGCGTTCGTTCTCAACCACCATGGTATGAAACTGACGTGGTAAACAAACAATCGCCAACATGGTTAACATCGTATGGATGATTAAGGTGGGGATATTGGGCGATTGATAAGTGGAGGTCGCCACATCAAGCAGGTCTATTTTATCGCTGCTCATCGCCAGATAAAGGATAAACAAACCGACAATCAAGAATGCTACGAGCTTAACGATGGATTCAAATGCCACCGCCATCATCATGCCACGATGGTGCTCCGTGTTGTCAATGTGTCTTGTACCAAACAGCATCGTAAAAATAGCCAAGGCGCCGACCACAAACCAAGAGACATGAACATCCTGATAACCGAAATCCGCCGCCAGGTTAGGCGCGACGATATCTAACCCCATGGTAATACCACGCAGTTGCAGAGCGATATAAGGAAGAATACCGACCACCGCGATAACCGTCACCGCGACCGCTAAGCCCTGAGACTTTCCGTAACGAGCCGCGATAAAGTCGGCAATTGAAGTGATGTGTTCACGCTTAGCGATCAGAATCAGCCGAGCCAAGATCCGCCACCCCAGTGTAAAGACCAGAATCGGGGCGAGATAAATAGGTAAAAAGGACCAAGGGTTATTGCTCGCTTGCCCGACCGTGCCATAGAAGGTCCAAGAGGTACAATACACCGCAATCGAAAGACTATAGATCCACGGTCGCCAACGTGATAGCCAACGAACCTGTCTGTCTCCATACCAAGCGATCAGAAATAACACGCCCAAGTAGGCTAAAGAGACGGGAATGACTATCCATCCTTGCATTGAAAATCCTTTTTTCATCCATAAAAAAACCTCTCCATAAGGGAGAGGTTTCATTTAACTAAGGATGGGTGATTAACTCAATCGCATCGCTTAAATTCTGTGCTTTAGACTCTAATTAT from Vibrio artabrorum includes these protein-coding regions:
- a CDS encoding protein-disulfide reductase DsbD, whose product is MRRLATLLFVCVSLFTQPVLAAFGNNNAQPSFGANNNGFVPVDQAFPFNYYQKDGKVLLDWQVKEGYYLYQHSLSFSGKNLAIGPVEMEDGQPHQDEFFGEVNIYTQPLFVQVPLQNYQDGSQLIVQYQGCADAGFCYPPETRIINIQPFTATGSPNSQGSDSQASFSASHETDVSTQPTSPKADVVSNTTQPPSAPVSKEVSLADKLGDSWWTPLLFLALGVGLAFTPCVLPMYPILTGIVLGGGKLSQGRALMLSFIYVQGMALTYTLLGLVVASAGMQFQAAMQHPYVLITLSVLFVALAMSMFGVYNLQLPSSIQTWLNNQSNKQQGGNTLGVFAMGAISGLVCSPCTTAPLSGALLYVAQSGDLLTGAIALYALAIGMGIPLILVAVFGNKLLPKAGSWMEKVKVVFGFVLLAAPIFLLERIIPELWATVLWSGLGFIAFGWLYHTKNALPFGGWKQSFVGILAMLGLFASAQPALNYWFAEKNSVAEQQVQFSRIHTVEELEMQLSEARKLGKPVMLDFYADWCVACKEFEKYTFHQADVENKLSDFVLLQADVTKNTPQDIKLLKQLQVLGLPTIEFWDSEGTPIPSARVTGFMPADEFLKHLQHHQL
- a CDS encoding response regulator, translated to MDSTYTIIIADDHPLFRNALFQSVHMAISGANLLEADSLDGLLALLKKEDEPDLLLLDLKMPGANGMSGLIQLRAEYPELPIVVISASEDSSVVSQVKSHGAFGFIPKSSDMCELVNALNQVLNGDPFFPEGLITNNAACSDLAEKISTLTPQQYKVLGMLSDGLLNKQIAYELNVSEATIKAHMTAIFRKLNVKNRTQAVILLQQMETQG
- a CDS encoding MarC family protein; translated protein: MLTSLIVTQFVVLWAVIDPIGSVPVYLSQTQRLTPKQRRIVALKAVAIATGVLLFFLIAGQLLLEAMQIPLPAFQAAGGLVLLLFALTMIFGESKPEQEQKISEEICHSELADLAVYPLAIPSIASPGAMMAIVMLTDNNRYSLIDQSITAGVMVAVLVITLLLLFGATKIQKVIGNVGAAIISRVMGLILAAVAVNNLLMGIKNFYL
- a CDS encoding DUF4212 domain-containing protein, translating into MAFESTEHAQAYWKENLGIMGTLLAVWFAVSYGAGILFVDALNAVQFGGFKLGFWFAQQGSIYTFVALIFIYVVRMNALDKKYNVQED
- a CDS encoding sodium:solute symporter family protein; amino-acid sequence: MDIQTWTFILVGITFAVYIGIAIWARAGSTSEFYVAGGGVHPVANGMATAADWMSAASFISMAGIISFVGYDGAVYLMGWTGGYVLLALCLAPYLRKFGQFTVPDFIGERYYSKTARMVAVFCAIFISFTYVAGQMRGVGVVFSRFLEVDINLGIIIGMGIVFFYAVLGGMKGITYTQVAQFCVLIFAFLVPAIFTSIMMTGNPLPQVGMGSTLSGTDVYLLDKLDGLTEELGFTAYTEGNKSMVDVFFICAALMVGTAGLPHVIIRFFTVPKVRDARISAGWALLFISLLYTTAPGVAAFARVNMIETINGPDMQGVTAADAPSWYKNWESTGLVGWEDKNGDGKMFYSGDERNEMKINRDIIVLASPELAKLPNWVVALLAAGGLAAALSTAAGLLLVISTSISHDLLKKGFRPNMTDKQELLAARLAAIIAIVGAGYLGINPPGFVAQVVAFAFGLAAASFFPAIILGIFYKKMNKEGAIAGMLSGIAFTASYIIYFKFINPAASTPENWWFGISPEGIGTLGMCLNFVVSIVVNKVTAEVPQDVQDMVENIRYPKGAGEAHDH
- a CDS encoding hybrid sensor histidine kinase/response regulator, giving the protein MQGWIVIPVSLAYLGVLFLIAWYGDRQVRWLSRWRPWIYSLSIAVYCTSWTFYGTVGQASNNPWSFLPIYLAPILVFTLGWRILARLILIAKREHITSIADFIAARYGKSQGLAVAVTVIAVVGILPYIALQLRGITMGLDIVAPNLAADFGYQDVHVSWFVVGALAIFTMLFGTRHIDNTEHHRGMMMAVAFESIVKLVAFLIVGLFILYLAMSSDKIDLLDVATSTYQSPNIPTLIIHTMLTMLAIVCLPRQFHTMVVENERPQDLHTARWVFPVYLILMGLFVLPIAWAGQGLISHLPADSYVISVPMAEGANHIALLAFLGGTSAASGMVIVSTIALAIMVSNDLVMPLLLRRVRLTQRTHKHFSGLLLVIRRGLILLLLLGAWGFYQVLDTIHSLSAIGFLSFAAIAQFAPALLGGLYWRPGNRKGVYVGLMVGSLIWLITLMSQTSMLAGDSETNLLLWIITPPELFSRWDISRSNWGMVLSIVLNTLCYAVVSMTTRPSLSERLQSAAFVGTPWPENENMSLYQSRVTVAELEMLASRFVGRKRAKSALNSYWQQHGQPLLPNQQAPASLIRHAERVLAGVFGASSAKLVLTSALQGRNMQLEEVATIVDEASELYDFSRGLLQGAIEHISQGIAVVDKRMRLVAWNQRYLELFEFPVGLIQVGRPISDVIRHNAEQGLCGPGDPEDHVRRRISHLEQGTRHTSSRIRPDGRVIEVQGNPMPSGGFVMSFTDITVFRQAEQALKEANESLESRVHERTQELEKLNHRLVKATQISDQESQSKSRFLAAVSHDLMQPLNAARLFASSLSEVAKEQEVKQLSSHIESALGAAEDLIGDLLDISRLESGKLETNVHAIAVHDVLTHLNAEFSALATQQKIQFKMIPSSLFIHSDPKLLRRVIQNFLTNAFRYNPEGKVVLGARRVDGQVRIDVWDNGTGIDEDKQQEIFEEFTRGSQVRADQGLGLGLAISKGIAHVLGHQISMRSWPGQGSVFSITLARAEKVAPVVQASMPMATSDIEHLKILCVDNEREILVGMENLIGRWGCEVKTAVDLVESLKCLDEGWQPDVIFSDYRLDNGRTGLEVLQQCRLRLGGAFEGVIISADRTDEMLAVIKANGFSFIAKPVKPLKLRAVLNRVM